A genome region from Oenanthe melanoleuca isolate GR-GAL-2019-014 chromosome 2, OMel1.0, whole genome shotgun sequence includes the following:
- the NUDCD1 gene encoding nudC domain-containing protein 1 isoform X1, whose translation MAGAAHCSLQAKRLLLDPKFEGYKLSLEPLACYQLGLDAAVAEVQLRDDQYTLDHMRAFGMYNYLHIDSWYQDNVYYVDQFGRVMNLSVTLDTALQKPREVFRLPTDLTACDNRLCASMHFSSSTWVTLSDGTGRLYLIKSGKRGNSASEKWEIVFNEELGSPFIVAHSVSFVKSDTHSLAVLLLRVEKDELDTKGSGFHVTLEWVTIAGREGDHGYEIIKRRVLQGKSVPHYAAIEPSGDGLMIVSHKPFTFMQSESDELEENDDAKVSNEKKDPLYYWQQTEDDVTITVHLPQDITKDDIKIRFSPDNICVTLKDQPPLMEGKLYSSVDHESCTWVIREDKSLEISLIKKNEGSRWPELIVGDTRGEFIMDPSQCSEIAESLMHLTSEVMNPNPEKENPPCNAQELEECDAFLEDGASLCRFDGNTMKVTHIINLGSNQYLFSVVVNPKEMPCFCLRHDVDALLWQPHSDQPENMWEHIATFNALGYVQASKQDKKFMACAPDYSYAALCECLRRVFIYRQPTPLATVLYNRKEGRQVGQVAKQLVATLEANDPILGFQATSERLFVLTTKTLFLIKVNSGN comes from the exons ATGGCGGGCGCCGcgcactgctccctgcaggccAAGCGCCTGCTGCTGGACCCCAAGTTCGAGGGATACAAGCTGTCGCTGGAGCCGCTGGCCTGCTACCAGCTGGGGCTGGACGCGG ctGTAGCAGAAGTGCAGCTTCGTGATGATCAATATACCCTTGACCACATGCGTGCTTTTGGCATGTATAATTATCTTCACATTGATTCCTGGTACCAGGATAATGTCTACTATGTTGATCAGTTTGGAAGGGTTATGAATCTGTCAGTGACTCTG GACACTGCTCTACAAAAGCCAAGAGAAGTGTTCAGGCTGCCTACAGACTTGACTGCATGTGATAATCGCCTTTGTGCCTCAATGCATTTCTCATCCTCCACGTGGGTTACCCTTTCTGATGGTACAGGAAGACTGTATTTAATTAAATCAGGCAAGCGTGGAAACAGTGCCTCTGAGAAGTGGGAG ATTGTGTTTAATGAAGAACTAGGAAGTCCATTTATTGTAGCACACAGTGTTTCATTTGTAAAATCTGATACACATTCActagctgtgctgctgcttagGGTAGAAAAAGATGAACTGGACACAAAAGGAAGTGGATTTCATGTTACCTTGGAATGGGTTACGATTGCAGGAAGAGAGG gTGATCATGGATACGAAATCATTAAAAGGAGAGTTTTGCAAGGAAAATCAGTCCCCCATTATGCAGCAATAGAGCCAAGTGGGGATGGTCTAATGATTGTTTCCCACAAACCGTTCACATTTATGCAAAGTGAAAGTGACGAATTAGAAGAAAATGATGATGCAAAAGTatcaaatgaaaagaaag ACCCTCTGTACTACTGGCAGCAGACTGAAGATGATGTGACCATAACAGTTCACCTGCCTCAAGACATCACGAAAGATGACATAAAAATACGGTTTTCCCCTGATAATATATGTGTTACACTAAAAGACCAGCCTCCTTTGATGGAAGGAAAACTCTATTCATCTGTGGACCATGAAAGCTGCACATGGGTAATTAGGGAGGACAAAAG TTTGGAAATTTCTCTGATTAAGAAAAATGAGGGATCCCGGTGGCCAGAGCTAATTGTTGGTGACACAAGAGGGGAATTCATTATGGACCCTTCCCAGTGCTCTGAAATAGCTGAAAGCCTGATGCATCTTACCTCTGAAGTAATG aatccaAACCCCGAAAAGGAAAACCCACCTTGTAATGCTCAAGAGTTAGAAGAATGTGATGCTTTTCTTGAAGATGGAGCAAGCTTGTGTAGATTTGATGGCAATACCATGAAAGTCACTCATATA attaaTCTTGGAAGCAATCAGTATCTTTTCTCAGTTGTTGTGAATCCCAAAGAAATGCCATGCTTTTGCCTGAGGCATGATGTTGATGCTCTTCTCTGGCAGCCTCACTCTGACCAACCAGAGAATATGTGGGAACATATTGCAACTTTTAATGCTTTAG GTTATGTCCAAGCATCAAAGCAAGACAAGAAGTTCATGGCTTGTGCTCCAGATTACTCCTACGCTGCTCTTTGCGAGTGCCTGCGACGCGTTTTCATCTATCGCCAGCCGACTCCTCTGGCCACAGTTCTGTAcaacaggaaggaaggaagacaAGTAGGACAGGTTGCTAAGCAGCTGGTAGCAACCCTGGAAGCCAATGATCCTATCTTAGGCTTTCAAGCTACTAGTGAGAGATTATTTGTTCTCACAACAAAAACcttgtttttaataaaggtGAACTCTGGAAATTAA
- the NUDCD1 gene encoding nudC domain-containing protein 1 isoform X2: MRAFGMYNYLHIDSWYQDNVYYVDQFGRVMNLSVTLDTALQKPREVFRLPTDLTACDNRLCASMHFSSSTWVTLSDGTGRLYLIKSGKRGNSASEKWEIVFNEELGSPFIVAHSVSFVKSDTHSLAVLLLRVEKDELDTKGSGFHVTLEWVTIAGREGDHGYEIIKRRVLQGKSVPHYAAIEPSGDGLMIVSHKPFTFMQSESDELEENDDAKVSNEKKDPLYYWQQTEDDVTITVHLPQDITKDDIKIRFSPDNICVTLKDQPPLMEGKLYSSVDHESCTWVIREDKSLEISLIKKNEGSRWPELIVGDTRGEFIMDPSQCSEIAESLMHLTSEVMNPNPEKENPPCNAQELEECDAFLEDGASLCRFDGNTMKVTHIINLGSNQYLFSVVVNPKEMPCFCLRHDVDALLWQPHSDQPENMWEHIATFNALGYVQASKQDKKFMACAPDYSYAALCECLRRVFIYRQPTPLATVLYNRKEGRQVGQVAKQLVATLEANDPILGFQATSERLFVLTTKTLFLIKVNSGN, encoded by the exons ATGCGTGCTTTTGGCATGTATAATTATCTTCACATTGATTCCTGGTACCAGGATAATGTCTACTATGTTGATCAGTTTGGAAGGGTTATGAATCTGTCAGTGACTCTG GACACTGCTCTACAAAAGCCAAGAGAAGTGTTCAGGCTGCCTACAGACTTGACTGCATGTGATAATCGCCTTTGTGCCTCAATGCATTTCTCATCCTCCACGTGGGTTACCCTTTCTGATGGTACAGGAAGACTGTATTTAATTAAATCAGGCAAGCGTGGAAACAGTGCCTCTGAGAAGTGGGAG ATTGTGTTTAATGAAGAACTAGGAAGTCCATTTATTGTAGCACACAGTGTTTCATTTGTAAAATCTGATACACATTCActagctgtgctgctgcttagGGTAGAAAAAGATGAACTGGACACAAAAGGAAGTGGATTTCATGTTACCTTGGAATGGGTTACGATTGCAGGAAGAGAGG gTGATCATGGATACGAAATCATTAAAAGGAGAGTTTTGCAAGGAAAATCAGTCCCCCATTATGCAGCAATAGAGCCAAGTGGGGATGGTCTAATGATTGTTTCCCACAAACCGTTCACATTTATGCAAAGTGAAAGTGACGAATTAGAAGAAAATGATGATGCAAAAGTatcaaatgaaaagaaag ACCCTCTGTACTACTGGCAGCAGACTGAAGATGATGTGACCATAACAGTTCACCTGCCTCAAGACATCACGAAAGATGACATAAAAATACGGTTTTCCCCTGATAATATATGTGTTACACTAAAAGACCAGCCTCCTTTGATGGAAGGAAAACTCTATTCATCTGTGGACCATGAAAGCTGCACATGGGTAATTAGGGAGGACAAAAG TTTGGAAATTTCTCTGATTAAGAAAAATGAGGGATCCCGGTGGCCAGAGCTAATTGTTGGTGACACAAGAGGGGAATTCATTATGGACCCTTCCCAGTGCTCTGAAATAGCTGAAAGCCTGATGCATCTTACCTCTGAAGTAATG aatccaAACCCCGAAAAGGAAAACCCACCTTGTAATGCTCAAGAGTTAGAAGAATGTGATGCTTTTCTTGAAGATGGAGCAAGCTTGTGTAGATTTGATGGCAATACCATGAAAGTCACTCATATA attaaTCTTGGAAGCAATCAGTATCTTTTCTCAGTTGTTGTGAATCCCAAAGAAATGCCATGCTTTTGCCTGAGGCATGATGTTGATGCTCTTCTCTGGCAGCCTCACTCTGACCAACCAGAGAATATGTGGGAACATATTGCAACTTTTAATGCTTTAG GTTATGTCCAAGCATCAAAGCAAGACAAGAAGTTCATGGCTTGTGCTCCAGATTACTCCTACGCTGCTCTTTGCGAGTGCCTGCGACGCGTTTTCATCTATCGCCAGCCGACTCCTCTGGCCACAGTTCTGTAcaacaggaaggaaggaagacaAGTAGGACAGGTTGCTAAGCAGCTGGTAGCAACCCTGGAAGCCAATGATCCTATCTTAGGCTTTCAAGCTACTAGTGAGAGATTATTTGTTCTCACAACAAAAACcttgtttttaataaaggtGAACTCTGGAAATTAA